The Polypterus senegalus isolate Bchr_013 chromosome 10, ASM1683550v1, whole genome shotgun sequence genomic interval GTCTcttaattttttcaaaattatgttGCTGCCAAATACCATTGAGAATTAGATTTAATTTGTATAAATGGTATTTGTCACTTATATTTGACAAAGGTAGTAGTGGTAAGTTGTTGCTTCGTGTTAGCCATCATAGATGCaatgagatgtcaagcaaaatgacacctttaattggctagcGAAAAAGATGCGGAGTTGAGGTTGTTGAGGGACTTAATCTGGTTCGAGTCAAGTAAACTAAGCAACAAACCAGTAAACCATTTGACTCTCCAGTGGAGGCCTGAAACGCAGAGGTCTGCAAAGCCCCAACAAGCACTCCCCACATCAGCCCTATAATCATAGACCCAATATGTTGGGCCTGATCTGTCTAGGATGGGGCACCTCTGCCGAGTGGTTACACAGAAATATTAATGTAAACAATAATACATCATGTTTTGCAgttgtgcatatactgtaattgtatcTCTAATCAGCAAGTGCACAGAAAGCTGGTTTCtgcttttattctcttttttttatttatttcatgataaACTTTGTTTCCTTGCAAACCTTTATACAATAAACAGGATTCAACAAATTACAAGAAAATTGAATAAGTTGAATTTGTACAATTTTTTTATGCAACCACACACACCAAACcaggaaattaaaatgaataagtaGCAACACagtcttgttttctttaaataaaaacccACAGAGGAAATTATAGTTATAAATTACAGAATAATACAGACTGATGGGTGTGTTGAGTGCAAAGAGTCTGATAATTCAGTTTGTTTTGTTCTAGGCAGAACAACACCAAAATATACTTAATTCTGCTAAAAGTGGACTCAAACAAAAGTCTACATGAAAGCAAGTCATACAGAAAGATGTTAAATAGTGTCCTTAATTCTCCTTTTTATTATGAACAATTCTAGATCTTGGGTTCAATGATGCGTACCATACAAGACAGACTGAGTGGGACTGTGAGTGTAACAGTGAGGCTCCAGCTCCAGCCAACACCGAAACTTGATAAAGTATGGTGCATAATGGAGAGTGGATAAAAGTACtagttatattttaattacaattttatgCAGATTATCATAAATCTGGAAACTATGTACTGATCACAATGTTTAAATCTGAAtgctttataataaataaataacctgatcaattactaaatattattttgtatatgaaAACTCATTGTCTCATCATCTGTATTGCTAACATACTGTAGTCTCTAAACACTTGCACTGTGCATGTTGTGCACCATGCATCAAACATGCTGGTATTTACTAGGTAATcatatttctattttataatcTATGGATGATATATTTCTCCTTCTGGTATAAGCCTTGTGTTCTGACCAATCCTCCTGAGTCGGCCTAAGCAGTAATGTGTGTTCAAAGTCTTCATGGGCACTTTCCTAAATAATGTCATTTCATTCAGGTGAGTTAATGTCATTTGAGCTACTAAATTTTAATCTACTGTTGATCGTAGATGAACAATATTTCAACAATTAAAAAGTTCTGCCTTACAGAAACTGTCTTGCAAGTCTTCCTACAGGGTTTGCAGTCTTTTATTCAACTCTTACCACTTTATTATTTCAGAAGATGCAGCACAGTACATATAGGGCTCTGTGTAGCTTAACCCGAAGCTTAGTTGCAATATCATCAGGAAAGGaaggacatacagtatgtttatgaaAAATCCCATGGAAAGAATTACTCCATGTAAACAGGGAAAAGGGAGAGGGCCATAAGGGAATTCAACATATTAATTGAAAGCTGTTGATCCAACAGTTGGCACTATGGAGATCTATCACAGAATGCATTACCTTCTAAAATTTATAATGGTGGTCAGGATACTTAAGAGTTactctttcaaaatgttttgggacACAGAACTTCAGGGATACCTGTATCTTATATATTGTTAGGGTAGTCTCAGTATTTGTGGCTAAGGAAGTAGCAACAGAAGGAGTCCCTAGCAGTAGCTTTACTTTGGATTCAGAAGGTGAGCAGGATAAAGGATGAGCTAACGAGGGTGAGAGGGGCCAGAAAGTGTAAAAAGTTACAGGAGAAAGATGGAATACTTATATGTAGTTCTTATAAGtgaatgaagaaaaatatgaataatttattaaatgcACACAGAAAGCAACCAGGTTTGGACTTCAACCTTATTGTCTGAAGCTCTGAAGAAGCAGTGCTCTGAAGAAGTGGTGTCCTTagcaatttaaagtaaaaaaagtcatttaacatGTTTTTCATGCATTTAGTTTCCCATATGTTATAcctatttaatgtgtttttttgttcctttctgtTCCAGAAATGCAATGGGAAAATCACAGTCTAAATCCAATCGTTTTTTTAATGCTGAAGAAATTAAGAAGATCACTGAAGTTTATAATCAAGATGGGTTGGATGGAGTATTTCCATTGATTAAAGACAAATGTGATAGTTTGGACAATGAACAAGTCACAATTGCATTGACAGGAGAATCAGGTGTGGGCAAATCTGCCTTCATTAACCTCATGAGAGGCCTGGGACCCaatgatgaaggagcagctgAAGAAGGTTTAATAGAGCAAACCTCAGAACCGACACCTTATCAACACCCAACGCTTCCTTCTGTCTGCCTATGGGATCTGCCAGGAATTGGAACAACAAGATTTTCTGCTTGCCAATATCTGGATAAAGTTAACTTTAAAACATATGACTTGTTCATCTTGATAACTGGTGAAAGATTCAAGGAGAATGATGCAAAGTTGGCTAaagagataaagaaaatgggGAAAGAGTTCTATTTTGTTCGTAGCAAGATGGATGTAGTTGAGGAAAACCTTTCCAAAAGAGGGCAACGTGACAGACTTGAAAAAGAGTTTGATAAAATAAGACGTTACTATAAAaacagcatagagaaaagtgGATTACCTACTTCACAGGTTTTCCTTGTTTCCAGTAGATATCCGGATCGTTATGACTTCATGCAATTTTGTGATTGTTTAGAGTCTGAGCTgccagagaagaagaagaatgtgtttGTGCTCTCACTTCCCAATCTTACTGAAGCTGtaattgaaaagaagaaaaaaattctaaGAGCAAAAATTGCTCTGGCAGCAACAGTTTCTGCTGGATTAGGAGCAATTCCAATTCCTGGGGTATCCATTGCCTGTGATGTTGGTGTTCTAGTAGCCACACTTCTACATATGCAAAGCTACTTAGGACTTGATCACAAATCTCTCTGCAGACTTGCCTGTAGAGTTAACAAACCTGTTCAACAGTTGAAAGCAGAAATGACAAGCACATTTGTGCTTAATATCACCCCTTTATCTGTCGTGAAATTTATCACATCGAGTGTTTCTGGTGCTGTAATGATTGCTGATGATGCTCTTCTGATAATACCTGTGATTGGGTCTGTTATTGGAGCTACCACCTCCTTTATCGCAACTTCCTTTTTGTTGAGTTGTGCACTGGATGATTTTACCAAGTCTGCAGTGAAGGTGTTGAGAAAAGCAATTGAAGACAATTCAGAGGTACTttagcattttaatttaaaaatttaatttctaaatgGATCTGTTAAAAGTAATACATTACTGGTTACAATGATAGGGTGAGTAACTAGTATGTCCAGAACCAAAAACTACAGGGCATACCCTTTATAGTCTTATTAAAGTTCTTGTATGTGCGGTTTAAACTTTTCCCTATTGTAGATTTTTTAATACCTCTTTTCTGCTTCTAATAAATCCTTAATATTACTTTCTTTAATCATACAGAAACTTAAATTTTTATGGtgagcttttctttttcattgcaatGTTTAGATTTGATTTACATGAACCATgctcaaatgttattttaatacttGCAACACTGAAAGATATTTTTGAAGCCTTAGGTAAGTTTGTTAATACAGTTGTTTTATATAGTATACCACCCTTCTTAGTTCTGTACAATTAATATTTAGGGAGACTGGATTCTTAAAcatatggaaagaaaaaagacacaaaatagaATTTGTGCATATGGACAATAGCCATGATTTATTCTGCGATCCTTCAATATTTTACCGTACAAGCACATTGTCAATGTTGGGAGGTTTTTGTACACAAGGTAATTTAAGGCTGATATTCAATGACAAACACTGAGGCCAGAAGTTAACTGCACAGTAGGCTTTTTACTAAGAACGTAACATAACCACTTGTTCAAGAGATCTCTTAACCCCACTCTGGCGCCCCCTTCTGCCTGGGAATATTACCaatcattgttacatttatttcaatacataacaTTTCCCTCCCACCTATTTATAAAACCACAAAGAATAAACAGTCAAAATGAGCAAAACTACTATAATAAAGCTGTAGTTCACTGCCACATATCCAGAATGGAGCAGTTCTGCTTGAAggtaactatttacataaatacattgtACTGTTTCAACTACTTTataacatttaaagatttaaacgATCTGGAGGCTTAGATACTCGCAAAGGATAGCGTCTGCCACTGCTCTCTGTAGGTGAAGTTGGAGGTGCATATGTCTGAGGTTCACTAGTTTGAGGAACCATGACTGGAATGACCAAGCCTTCTCCCGCAGAGTTATGCCCTGCATTGACTGTATTATTCTCTAATGTTACTGGTGACATTGTTACCAAGTTGGAAGAAGGTGTCTCTTCTGGCTGTGTGACCTGTGGAACACTTTCATTTGCTCGGTTGAATAGTAACTGGTCTGCATGCCGTTTCCAATCTTCAGCATTCCCAACTTTTACACTGTAGGAGACTGGTCCCAGCTGGGAGGTTACCACTCCAGGTGTCCAATTTTCTCCCCTTCGGTAATCCCGGACCAGCACTGGGTCACCCACATTAAATTGTCTGGATTTCCGGTTACTGTGCAACAGCTGAACATCTTGAGACTGACTCACTGTAGAAGCCACATTTGGTTTAAGCACATCTAGCCGTGAACGTAATTTGCGACCCATAAAAAGCATAGCTGGAGATTCCTTCTGTTTACACACTCGCGCTGCGTGGCCCTTCTTACCACAGTTATGGCAATCCTGATCTTTGTACCAACAATCACTGTCACTGTGATTAACTCTTCCGCATCGTTTGCATTTCCTTATCTTATCTGAAACCGATAGCTCATTCACTTTTAAAGATCCACAAAGCTGCTGCGATTGGCGTGCCACCATCTCCATGGAAATTGCGATTTCGACTGCTTTTTTATAGGTCAACGCTACTTCAGTTAACAGTCGTTTCTGCATCGCTTCGTTATTTAGTCCACAAACAAATCGATCACGCAATGCTTCCTCTAAGTAAGCGCCAAATTCACAGTGCTCAGACAGTTTCAGCAACATATTGTGAAACCGACTCCCCCTCCGCTTggttccttttgtgaaagcgaAACCTTTCTGTTATTACCAAAGGCTTTGGAGAAAAATGCTgctgtagcactgctttaatcTGGTCAAACGTTTTGTCCTTTGGTTTCTCCGGTGCTAAAAGACTACGCAGCAAGCCATAAGTTGTACGTCCAATTACAGTTAATAGCACTGGCACCAGTTTGTCCTCCCAATATCATTAGCTAATGCAAAGGTTTCGAAACGCTCAATATAAGTGGTCCACTGCTCCACATTTTCATCAAAATCGTCCATGTGCCCCAGCGTCGCAGCCATGTTGCCACAatggtttttttatataaatatactgaataaaAACTTCCACTGCAGTCATAAACAGACAAACTTACGCACTGGGAATCAACTTTATCCTCGTCGCCAGTTTGCTGTGTTAGGTAATTTGAGGCTGATATTCAATGACAAACACTGAGGCCAGAAGTTAACTGCACAGTAGGCTTTTTACTAAGAACGTAACATAACCACTTGTTCAAGAGATCTCTTAACCCCACTCTGGCGCCCCCTTCTGCCTGGGAATACTACCaatcattgttacatttatttcaatacataacacCAGCAACATCACAAATGCAATGGTTTATATTCTTTAGGCATCCATTTTGTACTCAGTGGGTGGTTGTCCCTCTTTTAAGAAACTTTCCATGTTATACTGAAAGGTAACTGCCCAATATTCTACAGAAAGTCAGCAAATGGAGGTGTTCAGCCAATGACACAAAGTTTGTTCTGCTTTTCTGTTAAGTCAACTGAGCAGAAAGCCTCTGTGCTTCTGTTTGTCTGTACAGTCTACTGACCTTGAGCACAAGTAGCTTACTGACTCTGCCTAACCTCTTCCTTTTCTATGCAACTGTATGACTAACCATCTTAACTGCAGCTGCCCCTTCTTCTTTGTCTGTTCAGCTTTCTGAACCACAACTAAAGAACAGCTATTATTTTCATGATTGTATGCATGACTGTCATTTCTAGCTGTACATTATTTGCCTTATGTTTGTCCTGTTTATGTAACCTGTCATTTAAGTCTTCCAAACAAAGTCTTTTTTTTGAGGGTCCAGCTGAATGCTGTTTTAGTCAGTAGCTGTTTGTCTTCTTTCATTCCTCTGCCTTCCTACTTACCCCATGAACATGGCTGGACTGCTGTGTGGGCAGCCACATGGGCTACAGGGGCTCcagaattaaaatcaaaattttatcTCTTCAGCACAGGGGCCAGGGCCAGTTCTACAGGGAAACTGGCCCCTGCTGGTCCCCATCTAAAACGGCCTatggaaaaaatgtttgttctttgttttgcaaaaaaaaaaaaaacctcctgcTTCTACGATGGTTGATCCACTTCTGTCACTTTACTATTGTCTTTAAGATAACTTATCCATAGTGATAAACAACCCCATGGAGATCATTTTTCCACGTACTCAGCAAAATCGTGGAAATGTTGAGGAACATTGCCAAAGTcagcaaaatgcattaaagtcaatgaGGAAGGGGGAGCTGGATTAGCTTTGagtagattataatggtgcaaatGTCTCTGAAGCATTCCTGAGGGCTAGAGATGTGTCTGTCAGCTCTACTGttttgattattgtggccaaaaatgggACCTGAGCTGAGGCCGTAATGCaaaccactgtgtcaccctgtCTCATACAACAAAAGACAGAGGCAGAACAGTAAccacaaataaaatgcaacaaaaggACACAAACTGGATATAAGAGGTCATTGGCCATACCACAAAGCACCCACTGCAAACTGATCCTTGTGTCCTGGTGGCCAGAGCTGCACCCTGCTTGCTACCCATTCGACAGATCCATATAATAGAACAAGCAAGGGCCGACTGTATGCCTAACAAACCTTAaactacttaataataataaggaaaaaaTTATTACTAATTAAAAGTCATTTCTGTCTTGTTAGCAACTTAAGCACGAGATGTCCAGTTTTCAAAACCCTGCCAAATTGTAAAATTGCTATGTTTGTTGCAATAAATCCTCAAGTTCATCAAAAGCAATAATGATATTTTTAGACTACTAAGGGTGTCAAGTAATTCTgtttcattagtaaaatatgtgGTTTGTACACGTATACCCCAATATGAGCAGTGTGTCACAGCTAAGTGAACCTTCTTTTAACAAAGATCCCACCTGCATTGAGCCACATACAGTGAAAGGCTCTTTACCATTGGATGGACGGGACTCAGAGCATTGATTTGTTGTTTTTACGACCCTATCCTGGTCCACTTAGCTTACTCTTCTTCAAGTTCACCAATATGGTAAAAGTGCTTTTAGCATGGCTTTCTAATAGCTTCATTCTTGTgaaactctgatattctgtatatacatttactaattattattttgtggttCCAAAATCCGTACCACCACcatcaaaaacaacattttttttatattgcacatttgcatacaaatgatgtagctcaaagtgcttaacaggatgaaaaaagacaaaatataaaaaataaacttaggcaatactaattaacatagaataaaagtaagatctgatggttagggaggacagaaaaaacaaacaaaaaaaaataacttcagactgctggagaaaaaaaaattaaatctgcaggggttccaaggccatgagaccccccagccagcccccactaggcattctacctaacataaatgatctcaatcagtcctcatggtcttcaggcttcacgtggtagaattagacgatgatggtcatgcggacatctggccttcaatccataaatgtgccctgatcaggtggttgtGGCGCAGactgccaccacagaaaacggaaaaagaacagcagagaaagtagggatttATACAGATTTTTGAgacaccatgaatgataatgataattaaatgcatatacagaatattaggattaaactaaaatgaaactatgagaaagccatgttgaaataatgtgtttttagaagatttttaaagtgctccaccgtattaggctggaaaatttctattggtaagctattccagattttaggtgcataacagcagaaggccgcctcaccacttattttaagtttagctcttggaattataagcagacactcatttgaagatctaaggttatgatttggaatgtaaggtgtaagacattctgaaatataggatagagtgagattatttaaggctttgtaaaccataagcagtattttaaagtcaattctaaatgacacaggtaaccagtgtagtgacattaaaactggtgtgatgtgctcggattttcttttattagttaagattctagcagcttcattctgcactagttgcaatcgattaatgtcttttttgggtggtcctgagaggagtgagttacagtaatctagccaactgaaaacaaaaggtgaactaatttctcagcatcttgcaatgttataagaggtctaacatttgATATATtattaagtggaaaaatgctgtcataataatctgattaatatgtgatttaaaattcaggtcagagtcaataattactcctaaattctttacctccgtcttgatttttaatcctaatggattaagtttatttctaatgccctcaTTATATCCTTTTTTGCCAATCActtacatttctgttttctctttatttagtttgagaaaattactagtcatccattcagaaacacaagtaagacattgcgtcagtgaatcaagagagtcggatcATCAGACACTATTgaaaaatacagttgtgtgtctttagcatagctgtggtagctcacattatgccctgagataatctgacctaatagaagcatgtaaattgaaaacagcagcagacccgggatagagccttgtggaacaccatatagaatatcatgtgctgccaggtaggactcaaaccaatttaagatactggcagagaggcccacccattgactaaggcgatttctaagaatattgtgatcaatggtatcaaatgcggcactcagatctaagaggatgagaacagataaacggcctctgtctgcattcacccgcaagtcatttactactttaacaagtgcagtttctgtactgtgatttgttctgaaacccgacttaAACTTAtgaagaatagcatgtttattgaggtgatcattaagctgcatagtgactgccttctctaggattttacttaagaaaggcaggttagcaATAGGTCTAAAatgttcaaaagcagaggagtcgaagttatttttcttgagcaggagtttaactacagcagtcttaagacactCTAAGAAGACACCTGTATCTAATGataagtttactatgtcaagaatactatcaattagcaagtccaatactttgaaaaaacttgttggtattgggtcaaggacgcaggtggatggtctcagttgagaaattattttatataaatcaggtaaatctatcctggtgaaagaattgaatttgtttaaaatggagtaccggggtttaagaggatcagtgttgggaaaatgtactatattatttctaatatttaattttgtgattaaaaaatacagccaaagcctcacaagtttcactagaTGTTTTTTGGAGggatttagcagacgatcaatcataGAGAACAAgtctctgggattactagcattgttatttataattctagagaaagagcagt includes:
- the LOC120536816 gene encoding interferon-inducible GTPase 5-like, which encodes MGKSQSKSNRFFNAEEIKKITEVYNQDGLDGVFPLIKDKCDSLDNEQVTIALTGESGVGKSAFINLMRGLGPNDEGAAEEGLIEQTSEPTPYQHPTLPSVCLWDLPGIGTTRFSACQYLDKVNFKTYDLFILITGERFKENDAKLAKEIKKMGKEFYFVRSKMDVVEENLSKRGQRDRLEKEFDKIRRYYKNSIEKSGLPTSQVFLVSSRYPDRYDFMQFCDCLESELPEKKKNVFVLSLPNLTEAVIEKKKKILRAKIALAATVSAGLGAIPIPGVSIACDVGVLVATLLHMQSYLGLDHKSLCRLACRVNKPVQQLKAEMTSTFVLNITPLSVVKFITSSVSGAVMIADDALLIIPVIGSVIGATTSFIATSFLLSCALDDFTKSAVKVLRKAIEDNSEPEETENIKLEIVVTNIQQKLSSPFTDNGLEDIVTELQHVLDQREVHIAVTGESGKGKSAFINAVCGLKPGEPEAAEEGFTEQTMEMTKYNHPSLPSVFLWDLPGAGTPTFEIAKYFKDIKFTEYHFIILIVGNRFTENDKRFVEKIRKIKRDFYVVRSKMDEHKENNDQHSRNEGYEKIKDYCNSQLKKNGVDSPHVFLVSSHCKTDFDFIELCRDLKFKVEEKKKNFCSHEITKMVKCFVEKKKTELKGTISQLISYATGDGTTFIPGTTCAYNCDAIVEILLFYRWYMGLDDESINQLADKVGKSVEDLKADVSDPFVFNVNSNSVNNIFSSSTSLIVYNLKSHLRPLLGVPKSSEVISKLLESMIDVFSESAMSVAKKAA